One Solanum pennellii chromosome 10, SPENNV200 genomic region harbors:
- the LOC107001880 gene encoding cytochrome P450 78A6-like produces MTTNIESLWIFALASKCKSFTSINSVFFAIFVILIWFVMNMIYWAHPGGPAWGKHTWKKLVSNPIPGPKGFPIIGSMNLMSGLAHHKIAKIAKTLKASRLMCFSLGETRVIVTCNPEVAKEILNSSVFADRPIKESAYRLMFNRAIGFASYGVYWRTLRKISSNHLFSPKQIKFYEKPRFRIAKQLISMFEKNSPNDILRVRDGLKLASLNNMMCCVFGKSYDFDCCNLETKELMKLVDEGYELLGMLNWSDHISWLGEFDLQRIKQRCSELVPKVNKFVKKILDQHMNQSGDFVDVLLSLQGSERLSENDMIAVLWEMIFRGTDTVAVLVEWILARMTLHPDIQSKVQVEIDGIVGQSRTMTESDVSEMIYLPAVVKEVLRLHPPGPLLSWARLAITDTIIDGYHVPAGTTAMVNMWAITRDADVWADPLMFKPERFLNDAHSDMDFSVLGSDMRLAPFGSGRRSCPGKALGLTTVTYWVATLLHEFEFGPSSNVDLSEVLKLSCEMAHPLKVKIRSRRAPKTN; encoded by the exons ATGACAACAAACATAGAAAGTCTTTGGATTTTTGCTTTAGCTTCAAAATGCAAATCTTTCACTTCTATAAACTCAGTATTCTTTGcaatttttgttattcttatatGGTTTGTCATGAACATGATTTACTGGGCTCACCCTGGTGGTCCTGCTTGGGGTAAACACACATGGAAAAAATTAGTATCAAATCCAATTCCAGGCCCAAAAGGTTTTCCTATTATAGGAAGTATGAACCTCATGAGTGGTCTAGCACATCATAAAATAGCAAAAATCGCGAAAACTCTTAAAGCAAGTCGTCTCATGTGTTTTAGCCTTGGTGAAACACGAGTCATTGTGACTTGTAATCCTGAAGTCGCGAAAGAAATATTAAACAGTTCAGTATTTGCTGATCGTCCGATTAAAGAATCAGCATATAGATTAATGTTCAATAGAGCAATTGGTTTTGCTTCATATGGGGTTtattggaggacacttagaaaaatttcatcaaatcatttattttcacctaagcaaataaaattttatgaaaaaccAAGATTTCGAATTGCTAAACAATTGATTTCtatgtttgaaaaaaatagtCCAAATGACATTTTACGTGTTAGGGATGGTTTAAAATTGGCTTCTTTGAATAATATGATGTGTTGTGTTTTTGGTAAAAGTTATGATTTTGATTGTTGTAATTTAGAAACAAAAGAATTGATGAAATTAGTTGATGAAGGTTATGAACTTTTAGGCATGTTAAATTGGTCTGATCATATTTCTTGGTTAGGTGAATTTGATTTACAGAGAATTAAACAGAGGTGCTCTGAACTTGTGCCAAAAGTAAacaaatttgtcaaaaaaattctTGATCAACATATGAATCAATCTGGTGATTTTGTGGATGTTTTGCTATCTCTTCAAGGCTCAGAAAGATTATCAGAGAATGACATGATTGCAGTACTTTGG GAAATGATATTTAGGGGGACTGATACAGTAGCGGTATTGGTAGAGTGGATACTAGCCCGAATGACGCTTCATCCTGATATTCAATCAAAAGTTCAAGTCGAGATAGACGGAATCGTCGGACAATCACGAACCATGACGGAGTCTGACGTATCAGAAATGATCTATCTTCCCGCCGTGGTAAAAGAAGTACTAAGGTTGCACCCTCCTGGTCCACTATTGTCGTGGGCCCGCCTTGCAATAACAGACACCATAATTGATGGTTATCACGTGCCAGCTGGGACCACGGCCATGGTGAACATGTGGGCCATCACGAGAGATGCAGATGTTTGGGCCGACCCACTTATGTTTAAGCCAGAAAGGTTCTTGAACGATGCTCATAGTGACATGGATTTCTCGGTACTAGGGTCCGACATGAGATTGGCACCATTTGGATCTGGAAGGCGATCTTGTCCTGGAAAGGCACTAGGCTTGACTACAGTCACTTATTGGGTCGCAACACTTTTACACGAATTCGAGTTTGGGCCCAGTAGTAATGTTGACTTGTCTGAGGTATTAAAGCTCTCTTGTGAAATGGCCCACCCACTTAAGGTCAAGATCCGATCTAGACGTGCTCCTAAGACAAATTAA